A portion of the Apus apus isolate bApuApu2 chromosome 3, bApuApu2.pri.cur, whole genome shotgun sequence genome contains these proteins:
- the TDRP gene encoding testis development-related protein isoform X2: protein MWKLNKSSKVLLDDSPEEEETHPRGPPPAACAAAAFTAPQNKYQFLQDEVSSSVSQLATKVQGASFRGWKEVTSMFNKDDEQQLLAGCKSPKSKGTNLKLKEEMKSEKKPGFWDSLVIKQNVPSRKPDEIEGWEPPQIATADSTSDAAATLSDYTAWSGWEDETKGSTKYTNLASSGNSSRWSIKSAGKLVSIRRQSKGNLTDNWEELE, encoded by the exons ATGTGGAAGCTCAACAAGAGCAGCAAAGTTCTGCTGGACGACTCACCCGAGGAGGAGGAGACGCATCCCCGgggcccgccgcccgccgcctgCGCCGCCGCCGCCTTCACGGCCCCCCAG AATAAATACCAGTTTCTTCAAGATGAAGTTTCATCTTCAGTGTCACAACTTGCAACAAAg GTTCAAGGTGCAAGTTTCCGGGGTTGGAAGGAGGTGACGTCTATGTTCAATAAAGATGATGAGCAGCAATTGCTAGCAGGATGCAAGTCTCCAAAATCCAAAGG AACAAACCTCAAGTTAAAGGAAGAGATGAAGTCTGAAAAGAAACCAGGTTTTTGGGACAGTTTGGTGATCAAGCAGAATGTCCCATCTAGGAAACCAGACGAGATTGAGGGGTGGGAACCACCACAGATTGCCACTGCTGACTCTACCAGTGATGCAGCAGCTACTTTAAGTGACTATACAGCCTGGTCAGGCTGGGAAGATGAAACCAAAGGCTCCACAAAATACACAAACCTGGCCAGCTCAGGAAACAGCTCCAGGTGGAGTATCAAATCAGCTGGAAAGCTGGTTAGTATTAGACGTCAAAGCAAAGGTAACCTTACTGACAACTGGGAAGAACTGGAATGA
- the TDRP gene encoding testis development-related protein isoform X1: MWKLNKSSKVLLDDSPEEEETHPRGPPPAACAAAAFTAPQVQGASFRGWKEVTSMFNKDDEQQLLAGCKSPKSKGTNLKLKEEMKSEKKPGFWDSLVIKQNVPSRKPDEIEGWEPPQIATADSTSDAAATLSDYTAWSGWEDETKGSTKYTNLASSGNSSRWSIKSAGKLVSIRRQSKGNLTDNWEELE; this comes from the exons ATGTGGAAGCTCAACAAGAGCAGCAAAGTTCTGCTGGACGACTCACCCGAGGAGGAGGAGACGCATCCCCGgggcccgccgcccgccgcctgCGCCGCCGCCGCCTTCACGGCCCCCCAG GTTCAAGGTGCAAGTTTCCGGGGTTGGAAGGAGGTGACGTCTATGTTCAATAAAGATGATGAGCAGCAATTGCTAGCAGGATGCAAGTCTCCAAAATCCAAAGG AACAAACCTCAAGTTAAAGGAAGAGATGAAGTCTGAAAAGAAACCAGGTTTTTGGGACAGTTTGGTGATCAAGCAGAATGTCCCATCTAGGAAACCAGACGAGATTGAGGGGTGGGAACCACCACAGATTGCCACTGCTGACTCTACCAGTGATGCAGCAGCTACTTTAAGTGACTATACAGCCTGGTCAGGCTGGGAAGATGAAACCAAAGGCTCCACAAAATACACAAACCTGGCCAGCTCAGGAAACAGCTCCAGGTGGAGTATCAAATCAGCTGGAAAGCTGGTTAGTATTAGACGTCAAAGCAAAGGTAACCTTACTGACAACTGGGAAGAACTGGAATGA